In Deltaproteobacteria bacterium, a single window of DNA contains:
- a CDS encoding energy transducer TonB: protein MPSRRLFLTCTGVSVLLHLIVLWLAYRFPSTVRPPEEVMEIDLSDMPRATDFLPAERGILEGRPPRPAPSPKERKGASAPPVPQGRVPDLPVKPDLPPEESFPINAQKASPPAEAKNAPGPQGKEAGGREATAEPAPSPGTPQSAPGKSGAPRSAPSKSLRDLTPSLGKMVMAREEPSGGRGQGAAEGTAVGTGGKATGKEGVTEEGGGGFRLTPLNAPEIQYISYFASIKRKIELVWQYPYEAAAAGIQGELTLDIVIARSGRVNSVELVRSSGSKILDDEAIRSIRKAAPFDPIPAQYKIANLQIRGRFVYIHGGALRLR from the coding sequence ATGCCATCACGCCGGCTCTTCCTCACCTGCACGGGCGTCTCCGTGCTCCTGCACCTGATCGTCCTCTGGCTGGCGTACCGGTTCCCCTCGACGGTCCGCCCCCCGGAAGAGGTCATGGAGATCGACCTCTCGGACATGCCCCGCGCCACGGACTTCCTCCCGGCGGAGCGCGGCATCCTCGAGGGGCGTCCGCCTCGCCCCGCCCCCTCCCCGAAAGAAAGGAAGGGAGCTTCGGCCCCCCCGGTGCCGCAAGGGCGCGTCCCGGACCTTCCCGTGAAGCCGGACCTGCCGCCCGAGGAGTCGTTCCCGATCAACGCGCAGAAAGCGAGCCCGCCCGCGGAGGCGAAGAACGCGCCGGGGCCGCAGGGAAAGGAAGCCGGCGGGCGCGAGGCCACGGCGGAGCCGGCGCCTTCCCCCGGGACGCCGCAGAGCGCCCCCGGGAAAAGCGGCGCCCCGCGGAGCGCCCCGTCGAAGTCGTTGCGGGACCTCACGCCTTCCCTCGGCAAGATGGTGATGGCGCGCGAAGAGCCGTCGGGAGGCCGTGGGCAGGGAGCCGCGGAGGGGACCGCGGTGGGCACCGGAGGGAAAGCGACCGGGAAGGAGGGCGTCACCGAGGAGGGAGGCGGCGGGTTCCGCCTGACGCCGCTGAACGCGCCGGAGATCCAGTACATCTCGTATTTCGCGTCGATCAAGCGGAAGATCGAGCTGGTGTGGCAATACCCGTACGAAGCCGCGGCGGCCGGGATCCAGGGCGAGCTGACCCTCGATATCGTGATCGCGCGCAGCGGAAGGGTGAATTCGGTCGAACTGGTCCGCAGCTCGGGGTCGAAGATCCTCGACGACGAGGCGATCCGCTCCATCCGGAAGGCGGCCCCGTTCGATCCGATCCCCGCCCAGTACAAGATCGCCAACCTGCAGATCCGCGGACGTTTCGTCTACATCCACG
- a CDS encoding HU family DNA-binding protein — MTKAELVEAVRAEAGIGKGQAEDAVAAFLGAVTKSLKKGDKLTLTGFGTFSVSNRKARTGRNPQTGETIKIKAAKVPKFSAGKGLKEAVGGKKK; from the coding sequence ATGACGAAGGCGGAATTGGTCGAGGCCGTTCGCGCAGAGGCGGGGATCGGAAAAGGGCAGGCGGAAGACGCGGTCGCGGCATTTCTCGGCGCGGTCACCAAGAGTTTGAAGAAGGGCGACAAGCTCACGCTGACCGGCTTCGGGACGTTCAGCGTCAGCAACCGGAAAGCCCGCACGGGGCGCAACCCCCAGACGGGCGAGACGATCAAGATCAAGGCGGCCAAGGTTCCCAAGTTCTCCGCGGGCAAGGGGCTCAAGGAGGCGGTCGGCGGGAAGAAGAAGTAA